Genomic window (Thermodesulfovibrionales bacterium):
CCTGCATCTTTATGTGCTCCATGGGCGTTATGTCGTGGGCTGTCACAAAGACCTTTCTTATATCCTCGGGGACCTCTTGAAAACCCTGAATCGTACCTTTCTCGGCAATCCTCTCCATGAGTTCCCTCGACCAGAACCCCCGCTCTTTGGCGACCTTTTCGAAGTATGGATTGACCTCGATGAGCTTCGTCCCTTCCATAACGGTCCTTACATAGGAGACGGCAAAGAGCGGTTCAATGCCTGAAGAGCAGGCAGCGATGATCGAGAGGGTCCCTGTGGGAGCGATCGTTGTAACCGTTGCGTTCCTGAGGCCTATCCTGCCCTCGTATATGCTCCCCTGATAGTTCGAAAATACCCCGCGTTCTTCCGCCAGTGATACGGATGCATTCCTCCCTTCCGTCTGGATGAAGCCCATCACCTTTTCAGCCATCTCGATCGCCTTTGACGAATTGTAGGGGATCCCCAACTGTATGAGCATATCGGCCCACCCCATGACCCCTAACCCTATCTTCCTGTTTGAAAGGGTCATCTCCTCTATCCTGCGAAGAGGGTACCTGTTTGCATCGATCACGTTGTCGAGAAAATGGACCGCCTTCCATACGGTCTCTCTGAGTTGCTCCCAGTCGGGCTCCGAGCCTCTGACCATCTTTGCGAGGTTTATCGAACCGAGGTTACAGGACTCATAGGGGAGGAGAGGTTGTTCTCCGCAGGGGTTTGTCGACTCTATCTCTCCTACATGGGGCGTTGGATTGGAGGCGTTCAGCCTGTCGAGAAATACTATGCCGGGCTCGCCGTTTTTCCATGCGTGATCAACGATGAGACGGAAGACCTCCTTTGCCCTGAGTCTGCCGCAAACCACTCTCTTCCTCGGGTTGACGAGATCGTATTCGCCATCTTCGAAGAGGGCCTTCATGAATTCTTCGGTCAAACCGACGGATATATTAAAATTATTGAGCCTTGTGTTTTCGTCTTTGCACGTAATGAAGGCGAGGATGTCGGGGTGGTCTACTCTCAGGAGTCCCATGTTGGCTCCGCGCCTTGTGCCGCCCTGCTTCACTGCTTCTGTCGCCGTGTCGAAGACCGTCATGAACGATATGGGGCCTGATGACACCCCCTTTGTCGACCCTACGACATCACCGCCCGGACGAAGGCGGGAGAAACTGAATCCCGTTCCGCCGCCCGACTTATGGATTATTGCGGCATTCTTGACGGCGTCGAAGATCGATTCCATGGAGTCTTCAACAGGAAGGACGAAGCATGCGCTCAACTGGCCGAGGGTCCTTCCGGCGTTCATGAGGGTCGGGCTGTTTGGAAGAAAGGAGAGAGAAGTCATCATCCCGCAGAATGCTTCCTCTGCCTTTGCAACGTCGGCA
Coding sequences:
- a CDS encoding vitamin B12-dependent ribonucleotide reductase, whose translation is MAVSHLNLSPNAVKVIEKRYLKKDENGKIVDTPGEMFRRVGRAIAAADMKYGKAPADVAKAEEAFCGMMTSLSFLPNSPTLMNAGRTLGQLSACFVLPVEDSMESIFDAVKNAAIIHKSGGGTGFSFSRLRPGGDVVGSTKGVSSGPISFMTVFDTATEAVKQGGTRRGANMGLLRVDHPDILAFITCKDENTRLNNFNISVGLTEEFMKALFEDGEYDLVNPRKRVVCGRLRAKEVFRLIVDHAWKNGEPGIVFLDRLNASNPTPHVGEIESTNPCGEQPLLPYESCNLGSINLAKMVRGSEPDWEQLRETVWKAVHFLDNVIDANRYPLRRIEEMTLSNRKIGLGVMGWADMLIQLGIPYNSSKAIEMAEKVMGFIQTEGRNASVSLAEERGVFSNYQGSIYEGRIGLRNATVTTIAPTGTLSIIAACSSGIEPLFAVSYVRTVMEGTKLIEVNPYFEKVAKERGFWSRELMERIAEKGTIQGFQEVPEDIRKVFVTAHDITPMEHIKMQAAFQQYVDNAVSKTVNFPHHATPQDVEDVYLLAYKLGCKGVTVYRDGSREEQVLSTGKTKEGRAQAPGHGQSEADGSCGKIIPKKRPEVIKGVTRFMKTGCGNLYVTINEDEKGQLFELFTSMGKAGGCASSQAEAIGRLVSLAFRSNIDPAEVIKQLKGISCHQPAWCSGGKILSCSDAIAKAIEKYATKPENGNGNGHKDDDHEILFIGACPECGGAVEHEGGCAICHNCGFTKCG